In a genomic window of uncultured Flavobacterium sp.:
- a CDS encoding alpha/beta fold hydrolase: protein MENTKQPIEGVTTGILNVSGAELYYETKGNGPVLLMIPGANGDHFIFTPIREILSKTFTVVTYDRRGFSGSKLVGEQDYTHRIDTDANDAAALIKHLTKEPAFVFASSSGALVSLQLMVLHSDIIKALVPHEPTALKYLPDFEKWKAQNQAVYDLYKKEGEGPAKEKFVNEIIPGTQDGEFMKAGKGPETPNTTYWFENEIRQYPPTDFDTDKLEENKDKIIFCVGRDSVNTMPAWPVTNLAKQFGTEVLYVPGGHLGYVLHAAEFAKDLLEGLQKRGKL, encoded by the coding sequence ATGGAAAATACCAAACAACCAATAGAAGGTGTAACAACAGGAATATTAAATGTATCAGGAGCTGAATTGTATTATGAAACGAAAGGAAACGGACCAGTTTTATTAATGATTCCCGGAGCAAACGGAGATCATTTTATCTTTACGCCTATTCGCGAAATATTATCAAAAACATTTACAGTGGTAACTTATGACCGTAGAGGATTTTCAGGATCTAAATTAGTAGGCGAACAAGATTATACACATCGTATCGATACGGATGCAAATGATGCGGCAGCTTTAATTAAACATTTGACTAAAGAACCGGCTTTTGTATTTGCAAGCAGTTCAGGAGCTTTGGTTTCGCTTCAGTTGATGGTGCTTCATTCAGATATTATTAAAGCGCTTGTTCCGCATGAACCAACAGCTTTAAAATATCTTCCGGACTTTGAAAAATGGAAAGCGCAAAATCAGGCAGTTTATGATCTTTATAAAAAAGAAGGCGAAGGTCCAGCCAAAGAAAAATTCGTAAATGAAATAATTCCCGGAACACAAGACGGAGAATTCATGAAAGCTGGAAAAGGACCGGAAACACCAAACACAACGTATTGGTTTGAAAACGAAATAAGACAATATCCTCCGACTGATTTTGATACTGATAAATTAGAAGAAAATAAGGATAAAATTATTTTTTGCGTAGGAAGAGATTCGGTTAATACAATGCCGGCATGGCCTGTTACCAATTTAGCAAAACAATTTGGAACCGAAGTTTTATATGTTCCCGGAGGACATTTAGGATATGTACTTCATGCAGCTGAGTTTGCAAAAGATTTACTTGAAGGTTTGCAAAAAAGAGGTAAGCTTTAA